The sequence ATGGGTCTTTGTGAGTTAGACATATCGAATTTGATGATTTCATTTCCAAAAAATAAGCTCCCCAGTTGCCCAGGGAGCCACGCAAGTTTAGAACTAAAAACCCAATTTAGCCGGGGCAGACGGGAATGTTGTTGGCATTCAACTGCACCTTGCCCGGGTCGCCATTGATTTGGATGGGCACTTCTTCCTTACCCACTTGCCGGAACATCACCCCCCGTTGCTTGGAGCAGGTGCTGATGGTGCTCGCCCACTTTTTCAGCAGGTCGTTGAAGTTCTTCTGGTGGGCAGGGATGTCGTCCAGGTTTTGCACCCCATCCCCAGTGTAATCCCGGAAGGGAGGGATTTTGAACTTGTCACTCACCGGGGTAGCAGAGGTACCACTGACTTTCTTGATGCCAATTTTGAACGGCTCCATGCTCCGCTCGATGGCGAAGGGATGCTCGTAGTAGGAGGGCTTGGGAAACTGAATCGTGGTTGTGGGCTGATTCCACAGGTAGGGCTTGGTAAAGGGAGGCCAAGCTTCAGATTTAGCCGCCGTGGTGGTCATCACCGGGGGTTCGTACAGTTTCGGGGCGGGTTGGGCACTCGCCGGAGCCATTGCCGCCGCCAGCACCGTGCCAGCTACGGACAAGGAAAATAACATTTGGGGACGCATAGCCATAACTCCTCAACAGTTAAACGATTTGATGCGATGAAGCCAAAATCCACCACAAAAATTTGTGGCGAAGTTAACCAAATTTTAGCAGGAAATACCCAGGATTTGGCTAACGGATTCCCAACTTTAACCTGGTGATAACCTGGGGCTGGGAAATTCCTTCTTGAGTGTGGCGAATCTCGTCCCAGAAGTCAAGGCTTTAGAGGGAGCCACCCGTACCGCTGATGCGTGCCGCCCATTGTTTCAGCAAGGTGTTGTAGTTTTTTTGGTGGGCAGGGATGTCGTCCAGGTTTTGCACCCCATCCCCGGTGTAGTCCCGGAAGGGGGGGATTTTGAACTGATCGGTGATGGGGGTATTGCTGGTGGTGACTTTGGCGGGGGTTTGCGCTAGGGCGGGAGCCGTCAGAGCGGTGAGGCATAGGGTGGTCAGCATCCAAAGGTGGGGACGCATGGGGCAACTCCTCAAAAATGGGGTGAAAAGGCTGGGGAATGCCCTATTTTATCCCTGGCTCACCCCTGGATCAAGCGGCGGGCGGTTTCCACCAGCCAACGGCTACTTTGGGCGAGGAGGGAGGGTTCGGGGTCAGGGGGCATGGGGGTGAGGATTTCCGTGTCGGGGGTGTCGGGGATGGACACCTGTTCCAGGGCTTTGAGGACATCGCTGGTTTTGGCGTAGCGTTCCCAGGTCTGTTCGCATACCATCTTGTCAAGTACCTGAGCGAGGTCTGCCGGTACGTCCGGGCGGTGGTCTCGCCAGCGCAGTTGCCCCGTACCGTCCTGGGCTTGCCATTGGCTGGGGGGTAAACCGGTCAGGGCTTGGATGGCGATGATGCCGACGGCGTAGATGTCACTGCTGAACCGGGGGCGACCCGCATATTGCTCGCTGGGGGCATACCCCCGGGTACCGACGGCGATGGTTTCCTGTTTTTGGTTGGCACCCCGGCATTGTTTCACGGAGCCAAAGTCAATCAGGACGAGTTTGCGATCCCGGCGGCGGCGGATGATATTGTCCGGTTTCAAATCCCGATGGATCACCTGATGATGATGCACAAAGGCGAGGATATTGAGAATTTCTTGGATAAGTTGGATCACCCGCTGGGGATGGCAGGGGGCGGTTTGCGCCAGTTCCTCGCTCAGCAGTTGACCGTCAATGTACTCCTGCACCAGGTAAAAATCCTCGTCCTGCTCAAAATACGCCAGCAGGGCAGGGATTTGGTCGTGTTTGCCCAGCACTTCCAGGGTTTCCGCTTCGGCTCGAAACAGACGGCGGGCCACGTCCATGCGGGTGGGGTTGTCCCGGGCGGGTTGGAGTTGTTTGACCACACAGGCGGGGGTGCCGGGGCGTTGCAGGTCTTCGGCTAGGTAGGTGTGCCCAAACCCACCGGTGCCCAGGGTGCGTAAAATCCGATACCGTCCGCCCAAATACCGATCCAAATTCACCCGCAGGCGTTCTTCCTGGAGTTTGTCGGCGTGGGCGCGGGCATTGCTGATCGCCAGGGCGGCTTGGGCGGCAAGTGCCATCAATCGCTTCAGGTGGCTGGCGGTGTACTCCACCGGGGTCTCGCTGGTGACGTTGATCACCCCAAGCACCCCGGCTTTGGTGGTTAGAGGGGCACACATCAGGGCATGGATGGGGATCAAACCGGGCACAAACCGGGCATCTTGGCTGACATCGTTGACAATTTCCGCCCGCCCCGTCTGGAACACATGACCGGCAATCCCCATCCCCGGCGGGAAATAGGTCTGCTCAACCGGGGGACCATAACTGCTGACCACCTCTAAGACCTGCGTATGGGGATTGTAGAGCATCAAACAGCCCTGGGTGCCCCCCAACAGGGCTTGGGTTTCCCCGATCACCAAATCCGCCAGGGCTTGCAAATCCAGGGTGGCGTGCATTTTTTCCGCCAAATCATAGAGCAGATTCACCTCCCGGTAGCGGTCGAGGGTCTCCTGCGCCAGGGTGCGCTTGGCTTGTTCCTGGTTGACAACGTACTGCAACCACCGAGCCAGGAAGGTCGCCTGGGAACCGTACACCCAGCCCAGAATTTCCCCTTCGTTGTGAATTTTTGCCGCCGTGCCGCCAGTTAAGGTGCCTGCGAGGAGATTGCCGCTGGCATCGGTCACACCCCACGCCTGCCCCTGGGTCATTTCCCCCAACAGTGCCGCCAATTCCGGCTGGTGGAGGAGTTTTTTGAGCTTGACCTGCGTCATGGTGCGAACCGGATGCTTAAGCCCATCCTAGGGTAAATTTTATTATGTTTCATTGTTACAAATTGTCATAGTTTCGGCGGGGAGCCACCAGCCCCTAAAATGGGGAAAGCAATTCATACGGGAGCCGCACCAATGTTTTATGGGTCAGCGATTGCCGGAGCTTCTGAAGTCACGGAAGCCAATCAGCGTTTGTTTCGTTATGAAGTGGTGGGGTTGCGCCAAAGTGACCAGAGCGACCGCCGTAATTTTCCCATCCGCAAAAGTGGCAGTGTGTTTCTTACGGTGCCCTACAACCGCATGAATGAAGAAATGCGCCGCATCACCCGTTTGGGCGGCAAAATCGTGCGGATTGAAGCCCTGGGGAGTGCCAACGGTCAGCCGGGGTGACGGTCGAGGAAGCGATTGCCCAACTCCAGTCCCCGGATGTGAGCCAGCGGTACTATGCCGCCTGGTGGTTGGGGCGGTTTCGGGTGAAAGCCGCAGTCCCGGCGTTGCTCCTTGCCTTGCAGGATGAATCGGACCGCACGGCATTGGGGGGCTACCCTCTGCGGCGGAATGCGGCACGTGCCCTGGGGCAGATTGGGGATCCGCAGGCAATTCCGGGGTTGCGCGCCTGTTTGCAGGTGGCGGATTTCCAGTTGCGGGGGGCGGCGGCGACGGCTTTGGGGCTGTTGGGGGCAGTACAGGTGATTCCCGATTTGGTGGCATTGCTGACCGCTACGGGGATTCCTTCAGCTTTGGGTACGGAGGAATTGCCCCAACCCTATCCGGCGATTCTGCTGGCGTTGGGACGCTTAAATGCCCAGTCAGCAATCCCCGCCATTCAACCGTTTCTTGCCCATTCTTTACCCAGAGTGCAGGGGGCGGCTCTCTGTACGATGTATGTACTGACCCAGGACACCCAGTACATTGACCAGTTGTTGCAGGTGATCAACGGGGCGGACACCCGGTTACAGCGGGTGCTGTTGGGGGATTTGGGGGAAACGGGCTATCTGCCAGTAGCGGCGGCGATGGCGCAAACTCAGGCGGAACCCAGTTTTAAGCTGATGGGTCTGCACCGACTGCTCAGTCAATGGTTAAGCACGCAGTCCCAACCGCTTGATTGGCAGGCGCTGGGGTCGGTGTTTGCCCTGATGGATGGGTTGCTTTAGGCGGTTTTGTAATAATCCGGTTCGTTCCCCGGTTTCCATTTGATGTTGCACCCGATGCTCGCCCGTTGGTCGGTGGGGATGGGCTGACCGCTCAGCAGGGCATCAATGGCGGCACGTAGGTCTTTGCCGGTGACGGGAATGGGCGGGTCGCTCTTGGGGCGGCTGTCGTCGAATTGCCCCCGGTACACCAATTTGCGCTCCCGGTCAAACAGGTAAAAATCCGGGGTGCAGGCGGCTTGGTAGGCTTTGGCAACCGCTTGGGTGGCGTCGTAGCACAAAGGAAACGTAAAACCCAATTCTTTCGCCATTTCTTTGAGAGATTCCGGGCTGTCGTCCGGGTATTTTTCCGCATCGTTGGAACTAATCGCCACAATCCCCAAATCTTGATTTTGATAATCCCGTCCCAATTGCGCCAATTGGTCTTGAATGTGTTTCACGTAGGGGCAATGGCGGCAAATAAACATCACCAACAACCCAGTTTTACCCGCAAAGGTATCCAAACTAATCATGTTGCCAGTAACCACATCCGGCAGGTGAAATGCCGGGGCGGGGGTGCCCAAATCAACCATGACTGAGGGGGTGCGTGCCATAATCCCAACTCCTAAACCCGATGGTTTTGCGCTTGCCTTTATTATGCCGGTTCGGGGGACGGGACGCTAGGACGTTGCAAAGGAAACCCTAGGGCTTCCCGCTGTTGTACATACAGTTGGGCGACCTGGCGAGCCAGCTGGCGAATCCGACCAATGTAACGGGTGCGTTCGGTGACAGCAATCACCCCCCGGGCTTCCAGCAAATTAAACGTGTGGGAGCATTTCAAAACGTAATCCAAGGTGGGGGTGACGAGTTTTTGGCTAAGTAATTGTTGGGCTTCTTTTTCGTAGAGGGTGAACAATTGAAATAAAATATGGGGGTCAGCGGCTTGGAAATTGTAGGTGCATTGTTCGATTTCATTTTGCAGATAAATTTCCCCATAAGTTACCTGGTCATTCCAGCGAATATCGGTGATTTTATCCACATTTTGCAGATACATTGCCAGCCGTTCCAACCCATAGGTAATTTCAATGGCGACCGGATGGCAATCCAAACTGCCACACTGCTGAAAGTAGGTAAATTGGGTGATTTCCATGCCGTCTAACCAAACTTCCCAACCCACGCCCCAAGCGCCCAGGGTGGGGGATTCCCAGTTATCTTCCACAAAACGAATGTCGTGTTCTTCGGGGGCAATGCCCAAACAACGCAGGGATTCCAAATAGGTTTCTTGAATGCCCGGTGGTGAAGGTTTAATTAACACCTGATATTGAAAATAATGCTGAAAGCGGTTGGGATTTTCCCCGTAACGCCCATCCCCCGGACGACGACAGGGTTCCACATACGCCACCGCCCAGGGTTCCGCACCCAACGCCCGCAAAAACGTGTGGGGACTCATGGTGCCCGCCCCTTTTTCCACATCGTAGGGCTGGAGAATCACACACCCCTGCGCCGCCCAAAATTGGTGCAATGCCGCCTGTAGTTCCTGAAAATTCACCTGCTCACC comes from Synechococcus sp. C9 and encodes:
- a CDS encoding protein kinase, giving the protein MTQVKLKKLLHQPELAALLGEMTQGQAWGVTDASGNLLAGTLTGGTAAKIHNEGEILGWVYGSQATFLARWLQYVVNQEQAKRTLAQETLDRYREVNLLYDLAEKMHATLDLQALADLVIGETQALLGGTQGCLMLYNPHTQVLEVVSSYGPPVEQTYFPPGMGIAGHVFQTGRAEIVNDVSQDARFVPGLIPIHALMCAPLTTKAGVLGVINVTSETPVEYTASHLKRLMALAAQAALAISNARAHADKLQEERLRVNLDRYLGGRYRILRTLGTGGFGHTYLAEDLQRPGTPACVVKQLQPARDNPTRMDVARRLFRAEAETLEVLGKHDQIPALLAYFEQDEDFYLVQEYIDGQLLSEELAQTAPCHPQRVIQLIQEILNILAFVHHHQVIHRDLKPDNIIRRRRDRKLVLIDFGSVKQCRGANQKQETIAVGTRGYAPSEQYAGRPRFSSDIYAVGIIAIQALTGLPPSQWQAQDGTGQLRWRDHRPDVPADLAQVLDKMVCEQTWERYAKTSDVLKALEQVSIPDTPDTEILTPMPPDPEPSLLAQSSRWLVETARRLIQG
- a CDS encoding phycobilisome linker polypeptide, encoding MGKAIHTGAAPMFYGSAIAGASEVTEANQRLFRYEVVGLRQSDQSDRRNFPIRKSGSVFLTVPYNRMNEEMRRITRLGGKIVRIEALGSANGQPG
- a CDS encoding HEAT repeat domain-containing protein, with the translated sequence MTVEEAIAQLQSPDVSQRYYAAWWLGRFRVKAAVPALLLALQDESDRTALGGYPLRRNAARALGQIGDPQAIPGLRACLQVADFQLRGAAATALGLLGAVQVIPDLVALLTATGIPSALGTEELPQPYPAILLALGRLNAQSAIPAIQPFLAHSLPRVQGAALCTMYVLTQDTQYIDQLLQVINGADTRLQRVLLGDLGETGYLPVAAAMAQTQAEPSFKLMGLHRLLSQWLSTQSQPLDWQALGSVFALMDGLL
- a CDS encoding thioredoxin family protein, with the translated sequence MARTPSVMVDLGTPAPAFHLPDVVTGNMISLDTFAGKTGLLVMFICRHCPYVKHIQDQLAQLGRDYQNQDLGIVAISSNDAEKYPDDSPESLKEMAKELGFTFPLCYDATQAVAKAYQAACTPDFYLFDRERKLVYRGQFDDSRPKSDPPIPVTGKDLRAAIDALLSGQPIPTDQRASIGCNIKWKPGNEPDYYKTA
- the glyQ gene encoding glycine--tRNA ligase subunit alpha, whose product is MNFQELQAALHQFWAAQGCVILQPYDVEKGAGTMSPHTFLRALGAEPWAVAYVEPCRRPGDGRYGENPNRFQHYFQYQVLIKPSPPGIQETYLESLRCLGIAPEEHDIRFVEDNWESPTLGAWGVGWEVWLDGMEITQFTYFQQCGSLDCHPVAIEITYGLERLAMYLQNVDKITDIRWNDQVTYGEIYLQNEIEQCTYNFQAADPHILFQLFTLYEKEAQQLLSQKLVTPTLDYVLKCSHTFNLLEARGVIAVTERTRYIGRIRQLARQVAQLYVQQREALGFPLQRPSVPSPEPA